Within the Pseudomonadota bacterium genome, the region ACGGACACACGCCCTGACCGCCCGGAGGCTGAACGTGAGCGAACACTCGAATCAAGGCCGGCGAGCCCGTTTCTACCATTGCCGTGGCCGAAAGCTGGTTCAAGCCAGCATCGGGGCCAAGCGTCCAGTCGACCCGCGCGCGGCCGTCGGCATCGCTGCTCACGGTGCCGGGAGCGACGGATCCGTCGCCGGCAGTGACAGCGAAAGTAACCTCGACACCCGAGACTGGGTTGTCGTACTTGTCCCTGACGATCGCGACGGGCTGCACGGTCGCTTTCGGCTCGAAGGGGCCCGCAAACTGAAAATGCGGGTCGAATCCCAGTCTGTAGGCAGAGCCCGGCACGGCGGTGGCGGTGAACTTCGCAAAGATCTGCTTTCCGGTTTTCGGATCGACCGCCCGCGCTTCGAGCGTTTGCTGGAGCTCGGCTCGCGCACCCAGGGTCCAGAAATCGCTTGCGAGTCCTTGCCGGTTGGTGCGGGCGACCCCGGCGAACACCTTGCCGTTGAGCGGATCGTGGACGACGCCGTTGCCGATGACGATTGTGCCACCCATGCCGCCGATGCCGAGTATCGGGTACTCGCTCTCGGTCGTCACGACGAAATTGACTGTTCGGTTCCTGAGCGGCCGCCCGTTTTTCCTTACGACCTTGACGACCAGGGGCTGCGCAAGCTCGGTCCCGACTTCACCCGTCTGCCCGTCGCCGCTGACGATGAGCATTGACGCCTGCACGGCTATATCCCCTTCGACCTCCGACTGCCCGATGCAGCCGCCGAGTAAGACCACGATCAGCGCCGCTACCGGCGCCAGCCACCTGCCTGTGCACATATTCATAGCTCCTTCCTCCTGAAGGCCGAGAGATTCCTGCATCCTCGGACTTTCCGATGCGGCCCGCCATGCCACCGCGGGCGGATGGACACAACTGGATCGTGAAACCGGCTCCAGTAGCAGCCTGGCGTGAAGCCCACCATGTTTCGAAACACTTTCGTCATGTGCGGCTGATCGGCGAAGCCAGCCGCCAGCGCGATTTGCGCCAAGCTGCTGGCACGTCCGGGCTGCTTTCGCGCTTCAGCACCCCGGATCGCCGCCATGGCCCGCTCCACCCGGATCCGCTGCCTAAACGCGGACGGAGGCAACCCGTACTCGAGCTTGAAGGCGCGGGTCAACTCGTAAGGCTTGATGTCCCGCACGCTGCAAAACGAGTCCAGTCTGGTTTCGTCGTGACAGTCGGCTAACGCCGCCCGGAGCTCGCGGGCTTCTGGGCTCCTGCGGTGCGCGTCGCGGTGGCTCGTCGCGCCCGGCCGCTGCTCGAATCCGCGCAGGGCATCGAAGAACGCAAACAGGGCCTTGAGCGGCTCGAGCTCCTCACCGGAATTCGTCGGACTTGTGGTCTGGTCGAGTGCCTGGACCACACGGTACATCGCCTGCCACAGGCGGGGATCGTCCAGCTGTTGCCGGTAGGTTCGCGGCTCGGCGAGACCCCACCTCTCGAGCGCATCCGGTTCGAGCCTCAGGACGCGAAAATCGGCGAGGGGCAGTTGCTCGGTCACGTGCGTGTCGCCGGGCAGCAGGACCATCAACGACCTGGGCTGCATCCTATAGATCTTGCGGTCAAGCCTCCACCTCTGTCCGGGCCAACGCTCCATGCGTATCGCAATACAGAAGGTCAGCGAGCTGTGGAACAGGGACCACAAGCGTCTGGAGCGCGTCACGGTCCACTGCTCGGCGCCCAGCCTAGGGTAGTAGTCGACCACGACCCGCTCGGCCGATGCGGGATGATGGTCAGGGCCGCAGGCAGCCGCTTGGTCTTCAGACAGCCGAGTCCTTGTCCGCTTCATCTACGGTTCCACCGGTCGTGGTGATTGCTCTGCACTCCCTACCGGTGCAGTTCGCCACTCCCTCGTTTCCGGATGCCGAACCTATATCCGTTCGTTCCGACCGCCAAGATGCTGGCGCGCGCGGTATCCAGGAGAGCGCCAAAAAAATGCAAGGCGGTACAAGGATCGCACCGGTGTAGTCTTCTCCCTACCCGGTGTCAGCGACGC harbors:
- a CDS encoding AraC family transcriptional regulator codes for the protein MKRTRTRLSEDQAAACGPDHHPASAERVVVDYYPRLGAEQWTVTRSRRLWSLFHSSLTFCIAIRMERWPGQRWRLDRKIYRMQPRSLMVLLPGDTHVTEQLPLADFRVLRLEPDALERWGLAEPRTYRQQLDDPRLWQAMYRVVQALDQTTSPTNSGEELEPLKALFAFFDALRGFEQRPGATSHRDAHRRSPEARELRAALADCHDETRLDSFCSVRDIKPYELTRAFKLEYGLPPSAFRQRIRVERAMAAIRGAEARKQPGRASSLAQIALAAGFADQPHMTKVFRNMVGFTPGCYWSRFHDPVVSIRPRWHGGPHRKVRGCRNLSAFRRKEL